From a single Acidimicrobiia bacterium genomic region:
- the rpmG gene encoding 50S ribosomal protein L33, whose protein sequence is MARSDKRVKVTLACEECKRRNYITMKNKTNDRDRIEMKKYCRWDKRHTLHKETR, encoded by the coding sequence ATGGCTCGCAGCGACAAGCGCGTGAAGGTCACCCTCGCCTGCGAGGAGTGCAAGCGGCGCAACTACATCACGATGAAGAACAAGACCAACGATCGTGACCGCATCGAGATGAAGAAGTACTGCCGCTGGGACAAGCGGCACACGCTCCACAAGGAGACGCGCTAG
- a CDS encoding 3-keto-5-aminohexanoate cleavage protein: MQRDAALIEVGLNEATMRAQNPNVAYSPTECADDATRCFEAGAAVVHWHARDGVTGEQRLGNAQLSGEALDLMRAAGGLAYPSYPVDIPVEQRLDHVWTLQERNGLEIAPVDIGSVSVVIWDERSHDLVGVEASWERGVVANPIAFTVDALERAGKLGMVPSLGAFDLGFTRTMVLLHESGRLAAPVFLKIFLSGAWAVGPFPSEEAIDFHLRQIPTDLDVEWVVVPYSLADAALIERLSRHALARGGGIRVGIGDNPAAYPNATNAELVERAVGWCADAGRAVATTADVRERFALG, translated from the coding sequence GTGCAACGCGACGCGGCGCTCATCGAGGTGGGGCTCAACGAGGCGACGATGCGCGCGCAGAACCCGAACGTCGCGTACTCGCCAACCGAGTGCGCAGACGACGCCACTCGGTGCTTCGAGGCCGGCGCCGCGGTGGTGCATTGGCACGCGCGCGACGGTGTGACGGGTGAGCAGCGACTCGGGAATGCGCAGCTCTCGGGCGAAGCGCTCGACTTGATGCGCGCCGCGGGCGGGCTCGCCTACCCGAGCTACCCCGTCGACATCCCAGTCGAGCAACGCCTCGACCACGTGTGGACGCTGCAAGAGCGCAACGGGCTGGAGATCGCGCCGGTCGACATCGGCTCGGTGAGCGTCGTCATCTGGGACGAGCGATCGCACGATCTCGTGGGAGTCGAAGCCTCGTGGGAGCGCGGCGTGGTGGCCAACCCGATCGCCTTCACCGTCGATGCGCTCGAGCGAGCCGGAAAGCTCGGCATGGTGCCGAGTCTCGGCGCGTTCGACCTCGGCTTCACGCGCACGATGGTGCTGCTGCACGAGTCCGGGCGACTCGCAGCGCCTGTGTTCCTGAAGATCTTCTTGTCGGGCGCGTGGGCGGTCGGCCCGTTCCCGAGCGAGGAGGCGATCGACTTCCACCTGCGCCAGATCCCCACCGACCTCGACGTCGAGTGGGTCGTCGTGCCGTACTCGCTGGCCGACGCGGCGCTCATCGAGCGCTTGTCACGGCACGCGCTCGCACGCGGCGGAGGGATCCGGGTGGGGATCGGCGACAATCCCGCCGCGTATCCCAACGCGACGAACGCCGAGCTCGTGGAACGCGCCGTGGGTTGGTGTGCCGACGCCGGTCGGGCCGTCGCGACCACGGCCGACGTGAGAGAACGGTTCGCCCTCGGCTGA
- a CDS encoding LLM class flavin-dependent oxidoreductase, whose product MKFGLFYEHQVPRPWSDRDEGQVFQEALEQAELADRLGIDCLWLVEHHFLEEYSHSSAPEVFLGAVSQRTKRLRLGHGIVQMPPQFNHPARVAERVSTLDRLSGGRVEFGTGESSSGAELGGFGIDPDDKRAAWDEGLRVALRCMTEAPFTGHRGRFVTMPPRNVVPKPKQKPHPPVWVACTRRETIHLAAQYGIGALSFAFFDPEEAMHWVDDYYSTLATECVPVGDAVNANIACVTSFMCHNDAAEAVARGAEGSNFLGYSLGHYYVFGRHRPGQTDLWSEYREQRAEHGYDPDAVAAAVAKDVGLQAKAMEDGTTGLRGAMGTPEQVRGYLRRYEEYGVDQVILSSAAGRNRHEHVCESLELFAREVMPEFQEREEQRERQKAARLEPVIETAMARKPAEDHPPLDPDYEIAALPRADADRGDSMKFHRWLDEYAEKIASGEDVSKRLAD is encoded by the coding sequence GTGAAGTTCGGGCTGTTCTACGAGCACCAGGTGCCGCGGCCGTGGTCGGACCGCGACGAGGGCCAGGTGTTCCAGGAGGCGTTGGAGCAGGCCGAGCTGGCCGATCGGCTCGGGATCGACTGCCTCTGGCTCGTCGAGCACCACTTCCTCGAGGAGTACAGCCATTCCAGTGCGCCCGAGGTATTCCTGGGCGCGGTGTCGCAGCGCACGAAGCGGCTTCGGCTCGGTCACGGGATCGTGCAGATGCCTCCGCAGTTCAACCATCCGGCCCGCGTGGCCGAGCGGGTGTCCACCCTCGATCGATTGTCGGGCGGGCGCGTCGAGTTCGGCACCGGAGAGTCGTCGTCGGGCGCCGAGCTCGGCGGCTTCGGCATCGACCCGGACGACAAGCGCGCCGCGTGGGACGAAGGCCTGCGGGTCGCGTTGCGGTGCATGACCGAGGCGCCGTTCACCGGCCACCGAGGTCGCTTCGTGACGATGCCCCCGCGCAACGTCGTACCCAAGCCAAAGCAGAAGCCGCATCCGCCGGTGTGGGTGGCGTGCACGCGCCGGGAGACGATCCACCTCGCGGCTCAATATGGGATCGGGGCGTTGAGCTTCGCGTTCTTCGACCCTGAGGAGGCGATGCATTGGGTCGATGACTACTACTCGACGCTCGCGACCGAATGCGTTCCGGTCGGTGACGCCGTGAACGCCAACATCGCGTGCGTGACGAGCTTCATGTGCCACAACGACGCGGCCGAAGCCGTTGCACGCGGCGCAGAGGGCTCGAACTTCCTCGGTTACTCGCTCGGGCACTACTACGTGTTCGGGCGGCACCGCCCCGGGCAGACCGACCTCTGGTCGGAGTACCGCGAGCAGCGCGCGGAGCACGGCTACGACCCCGACGCGGTCGCGGCAGCCGTGGCCAAGGACGTGGGTCTCCAAGCCAAGGCAATGGAGGACGGCACCACCGGTTTGCGCGGCGCGATGGGGACGCCCGAGCAGGTGCGCGGGTATCTCCGCCGGTATGAGGAGTACGGCGTCGATCAGGTCATCCTCTCAAGCGCCGCGGGCCGCAACCGCCACGAGCACGTCTGCGAGAGCCTCGAGCTGTTCGCGCGCGAAGTGATGCCAGAGTTCCAGGAGCGTGAGGAGCAGCGCGAGCGGCAGAAGGCGGCTCGGCTCGAGCCGGTGATCGAGACGGCGATGGCCCGCAAGCCCGCCGAGGACCACCCGCCGCTCGACCCCGACTACGAAATAGCCGCGCTCCCGCGAGCCGACGCTGACCGCGGCGACTCCATGAAGTTCCACCGCTGGCTCGACGAATACGCGGAGAAGATCGCGAGCGGCGAGGACGTCAGCAAGCGCCTGGCGGACTAG
- a CDS encoding sigma-70 family RNA polymerase sigma factor produces the protein MQTNESGERDDLQGLVEAAREGSRPAFDELVRRTYVDTYTLAMRLTGNEEDARDVVQDAYLRAWKGLMRFRGDAQFTTWMYRITANASYTHVQKRKRHRTANLEDIEEPVDVRLEARPEAMAESVAGLAELTEAVDRLPQTLRQIVILKDVYGLPHEAIAEELGISVAAAKVRLHRGRKKLRDLLDDVDERSAHAV, from the coding sequence ATGCAGACCAACGAATCCGGCGAGCGCGACGACCTCCAGGGGCTCGTGGAAGCCGCCCGGGAAGGATCCCGGCCGGCGTTCGACGAGCTGGTGCGACGGACCTACGTCGACACCTACACCCTGGCCATGCGCCTCACCGGCAATGAGGAGGATGCACGGGACGTGGTGCAGGATGCGTACCTCAGGGCCTGGAAAGGCTTGATGCGCTTCCGCGGTGACGCGCAGTTCACGACGTGGATGTACCGCATCACTGCCAACGCCTCGTACACGCACGTGCAGAAGCGCAAGCGCCACCGCACCGCCAACCTCGAAGACATCGAGGAGCCGGTCGATGTTCGGCTCGAGGCCCGACCCGAGGCGATGGCGGAGTCGGTCGCCGGCCTGGCCGAGCTCACCGAGGCCGTCGATCGCCTCCCCCAGACGCTTCGGCAGATCGTGATCCTCAAGGACGTGTACGGCCTGCCCCACGAGGCCATCGCCGAGGAGCTCGGGATCTCCGTCGCTGCCGCGAAAGTCCGGCTCCATCGAGGCCGAAAGAAGCTTCGGGACCTGCTGGACGACGTCGACGAGAGGTCAGCGCATGCGGTGTGA
- the secE gene encoding preprotein translocase subunit SecE, protein MNRQTKRLMQRQGGDRPAAPDRRQRPAARDEARKERVGPRQYLREVRGELKKVAWPSRKEVVNSTIVVLIAVVFMTTLIFGFDYGSSQLVLFLFD, encoded by the coding sequence GTGAACCGACAGACGAAGCGGCTGATGCAGCGCCAGGGCGGCGATCGCCCCGCCGCGCCTGATCGCCGTCAGCGTCCGGCGGCGCGAGACGAAGCCCGCAAGGAGCGCGTTGGCCCGCGCCAGTACCTGCGTGAGGTGCGCGGCGAGCTCAAGAAGGTCGCCTGGCCCAGCCGCAAGGAAGTCGTGAACTCCACGATCGTCGTATTGATCGCGGTCGTGTTCATGACCACCCTCATCTTCGGCTTCGACTACGGCTCGTCGCAGCTCGTCCTCTTCCTCTTCGACTGA
- the nusG gene encoding transcription termination/antitermination protein NusG, translating into MTTNFTDHTTTEPSDDAEPEAPTEEVEPQAPEAADEAGLEDRVGALLENARGDHLIEEADQAQAEAAAQAAARAAEAAADAVVADAAVAEAPAATLDASAELVDVVEIDDGEGDESDVPAAPAEPSPYDRPGGWYVVHTYAGYENKVKSNLANRIRSMHVEERIFEVIIPMEDVIEFKGGQRRVVQKKVFPGYLLVRMDLDDDSWYVVRNTPGVTGFVGPSGSKPTPLSRKEVEDILGVEKLDGTPAVEKKVRPRVEFEEGEQVRVVTGPFADFNGAIAEIDVDRSKLKVLVNIFGRETPVELEFGQVAKL; encoded by the coding sequence ATGACGACCAACTTCACCGACCACACGACCACCGAGCCGTCCGACGACGCCGAGCCCGAGGCGCCGACCGAAGAGGTCGAGCCGCAGGCGCCGGAGGCTGCCGACGAGGCCGGACTCGAGGATCGGGTCGGCGCGTTGCTCGAGAACGCGCGCGGCGATCACCTCATCGAAGAAGCCGATCAGGCCCAGGCCGAAGCCGCCGCACAGGCCGCCGCGCGCGCCGCCGAGGCCGCCGCGGATGCCGTCGTCGCGGACGCAGCCGTCGCAGAAGCACCAGCGGCGACCCTCGACGCGTCGGCCGAGCTCGTCGACGTGGTCGAGATCGACGACGGCGAGGGCGACGAGAGCGACGTCCCCGCTGCTCCAGCCGAGCCCAGCCCATACGACCGACCCGGTGGTTGGTACGTCGTGCACACCTACGCGGGCTACGAGAACAAGGTGAAGTCGAACCTCGCCAACCGCATCCGCTCGATGCACGTCGAGGAGCGCATCTTCGAGGTCATCATCCCCATGGAGGATGTGATCGAGTTCAAGGGCGGCCAACGGCGCGTCGTGCAGAAGAAGGTCTTCCCGGGATACCTGCTCGTCCGCATGGATCTCGACGACGACTCCTGGTATGTGGTGCGCAACACGCCCGGCGTCACCGGTTTTGTCGGTCCGAGCGGCTCGAAGCCAACACCGCTGTCCCGCAAGGAAGTCGAGGACATCCTCGGTGTCGAGAAGCTCGACGGCACCCCGGCGGTCGAGAAGAAGGTGAGGCCGCGTGTGGAGTTCGAGGAGGGCGAGCAGGTGCGCGTCGTCACCGGCCCGTTCGCCGATTTCAACGGTGCGATCGCTGAGATCGACGTCGACCGGTCCAAGCTCAAGGTGCTCGTGAACATCTTCGGGCGCGAGACCCCGGTCGAGCTCGAGTTCGGCCAAGTCGCGAAGCTCTAG
- the rplK gene encoding 50S ribosomal protein L11 — protein MAKKKLAATVKIQIPAGQATPAPPVGTALGPHGINIMDFCKAYNAATENQRGLVIPAEIAIFEDRSFTFITKTPPTPFLLRQAAGVEKGAQNVRTEKVGMVTNDQVRKIAETKMPDLNAIDIEGAIAQVEGTARSMGIDVSEKRPAPPPVDDEGEE, from the coding sequence ATGGCCAAGAAGAAGCTTGCGGCCACCGTGAAGATCCAGATCCCGGCCGGGCAGGCCACGCCGGCACCGCCGGTCGGGACCGCGCTCGGCCCGCACGGCATCAACATCATGGACTTCTGCAAGGCGTACAACGCCGCGACCGAGAACCAGCGCGGGCTCGTGATCCCGGCCGAGATCGCCATCTTCGAGGACCGGTCGTTCACGTTCATCACCAAGACGCCGCCCACCCCGTTCCTGCTGCGTCAGGCGGCCGGAGTGGAGAAGGGCGCGCAGAATGTGCGCACGGAGAAGGTGGGAATGGTCACGAACGATCAGGTTCGCAAGATCGCCGAGACCAAGATGCCCGACCTCAATGCCATCGACATCGAGGGTGCGATCGCGCAGGTCGAAGGCACTGCTCGGTCCATGGGCATCGACGTGAGTGAGAAGCGGCCGGCTCCGCCACCGGTCGACGATGAAGGCGAGGAATGA
- the rplA gene encoding 50S ribosomal protein L1: MTKHGKVYDDAVKQLDPERLYPPAEAFELVKAGAKKKFDETVDVAFRLGVDPRKAEQMIRGTVSLPHGTGKSARVAVFAAGDAAREAEAAGADVVGVDDLIKRIEEGFLDFDVAIATPDLMAQVGKLGRTLGPRGLMPNPKTGTVTNEIGKTVGEFKAGKVEYRTDRNGNVHVPVGKASFDAQALLENYHAVLDEILRAKPAASKGKYVKSAVASTTMGPGVQIDPAFAKLEDSVKGVAAA; the protein is encoded by the coding sequence ATGACGAAGCACGGCAAGGTCTACGACGACGCGGTCAAGCAGCTCGACCCCGAGCGGCTGTACCCCCCGGCCGAGGCCTTCGAGCTGGTGAAGGCGGGGGCGAAGAAGAAGTTCGACGAGACGGTCGACGTCGCGTTCCGGCTCGGAGTGGATCCTCGCAAGGCCGAGCAGATGATCCGCGGCACGGTGTCCCTTCCGCACGGAACCGGGAAGAGCGCACGGGTGGCGGTGTTCGCGGCTGGCGACGCCGCACGCGAAGCCGAGGCTGCGGGCGCCGACGTCGTGGGCGTCGACGACCTCATCAAGCGCATCGAAGAGGGCTTCCTGGACTTCGACGTGGCCATCGCCACGCCCGACCTGATGGCCCAGGTAGGCAAGCTCGGGCGCACCCTCGGACCCCGTGGCCTCATGCCGAACCCCAAGACGGGCACGGTCACCAACGAGATCGGCAAGACCGTCGGCGAGTTCAAAGCGGGCAAGGTCGAGTACCGCACCGATCGCAACGGCAACGTCCACGTGCCGGTCGGCAAGGCGAGCTTCGACGCGCAGGCGCTGCTCGAGAACTATCACGCAGTGCTGGACGAGATCCTGCGGGCCAAGCCCGCGGCGTCGAAGGGCAAGTATGTGAAGTCTGCGGTTGCGTCCACCACCATGGGTCCCGGCGTGCAGATCGATCCCGCCTTCGCCAAGCTCGAAGACAGCGTCAAGGGCGTCGCCGCCGCATAA
- the rplJ gene encoding 50S ribosomal protein L10 — MARPEKTAVVDEIRAKLTDSDAAVLTEYRGLTVTQLAELRGALRPAGTEYKVFKNSLARRAVETAGLDELVPMLEGPVAIAFVHGDAVVAAKALRDFGRINPELILKGGLLGPRVLTATEVESLADIQPRDVLLARLAGGFQAPLTKAAGLFQAFTRNFAYGVLAYVDQRVAGGETAAEPEAVETTEPTQDLAAPSEAEETDAEQATADQGDGSPAAASEARDEEE; from the coding sequence ATGGCAAGACCTGAGAAGACCGCCGTCGTCGACGAGATCCGGGCGAAGCTGACCGACTCCGACGCGGCCGTGCTCACCGAGTACCGCGGCCTCACCGTCACGCAGCTCGCCGAGCTCCGCGGCGCGCTGCGACCGGCTGGCACCGAGTACAAGGTCTTCAAGAACTCGCTCGCTCGGCGTGCCGTCGAGACAGCCGGGCTCGACGAGCTCGTCCCGATGCTCGAAGGACCGGTGGCGATCGCGTTCGTGCACGGCGATGCCGTCGTCGCCGCGAAGGCGCTGCGTGACTTCGGCCGCATCAATCCCGAGCTGATCCTCAAGGGCGGTCTGCTCGGGCCGAGAGTGCTGACGGCCACGGAGGTCGAGTCGCTCGCCGACATCCAGCCGCGTGACGTGCTGCTCGCCCGTCTCGCGGGCGGGTTCCAGGCGCCGCTCACCAAGGCCGCCGGTCTGTTCCAAGCGTTCACGCGCAACTTCGCGTACGGCGTGTTGGCGTACGTCGACCAGCGTGTTGCCGGCGGCGAGACCGCAGCTGAGCCGGAAGCCGTCGAGACGACTGAACCGACCCAAGACCTCGCCGCCCCGTCGGAGGCGGAAGAGACCGATGCCGAGCAAGCGACCGCGGACCAGGGAGATGGTTCCCCGGCCGCAGCGAGCGAGGCCAGAGATGAGGAGGAGTGA
- the rplL gene encoding 50S ribosomal protein L7/L12 produces MATMSTTDLLDVFKNMTVLELNEFLKAFEEEFGVTAAAPVAVAAGPVAAAGDGAAAGAEEQDEFDVILTAAGDTKIQVIKEVRSLTSLGLKEAKDLVDSAPKPVLEKASKEDADKAKAQLEAAGATVEVK; encoded by the coding sequence ATGGCAACGATGAGCACGACCGATCTGCTCGATGTCTTCAAGAACATGACCGTTCTCGAGCTGAACGAGTTCCTGAAGGCCTTCGAGGAGGAGTTCGGCGTGACCGCCGCCGCACCGGTTGCAGTCGCGGCCGGCCCGGTCGCCGCAGCAGGTGACGGCGCAGCCGCGGGTGCCGAGGAGCAGGACGAGTTCGACGTGATCCTCACGGCCGCCGGCGACACGAAGATCCAGGTCATCAAGGAGGTTCGTTCGCTCACGAGCCTCGGACTGAAAGAGGCCAAGGATCTCGTCGACAGCGCACCGAAGCCCGTCCTCGAGAAGGCCTCGAAGGAAGACGCAGACAAGGCCAAGGCGCAGCTCGAAGCGGCTGGCGCAACCGTCGAGGTCAAGTAG